TGGGAAACCAGGCTGGGGAAGGGCCTCGGCCTGGCTTCGTTATGAAGGGTGGCACCGCCAAAACATGGATATCGTACTGGGAATAGTGGGAGAATGCTGGGAGATCCTGGTTGAATCGGCCATCTACGTGCTCTTCGGTTTTTTTGCCGCCGGGGTACTCAAGGCCCTGATTCCGACTGAAGTCGTGGCCCGGCATCTGGGCCAGAGCAGCGCCGGCTCGGTGCTCAAGGCCTCGCTTTTCGGCGTTCCCCTGCCCCTGTGCTCCTGCGGGGTCATTCCGGCCGCCATCGGCCTGCGCCAGCAAGGGGCGAGCAAAGGGGCCTCGGCCGCCTTTCTCGTCTCGGTACCGGAGACGGGGGTCGACTCCATGGCCATCACCTGGGCCCTGCTCGATCCTCTCATGACCCTCATCCGGCCCCTCGCCGCCTTTGTCACCGCCACGGTGACGGGGCTGGCCATCAATCGCCTGCCGGACGAGGCCGGCGCCCCGGCAAAGCAGGGGACCGACACCACGACGCCGGGACAGGAGACGCCCGCACCCTTGCCCCTGGGCCGACGCCTGCGCGAGGGGATCGCCTACGCTTTCGGCGATCTGCTGGGGGATATCGGCAAGTGGCTGCTGCTTGGCATCGGCCTGGCCGGGATCATCGCCTATTTCGTCCCGGACGATTTCTTCGTCCGTTATCTGCATAGCGAACCGCTCTCTTTGCTGATCATGCTGGCTGTAGGCATCCCCCTCTACATCTGCGCCAGCGCCTCCACCCCCATCGCCGCCGCTCTGGTGCTCAAAGGTCTCTCCCCCGGCGCCGCCCTGGTCTTTCTGCTGGCCGGGCCGGCCACCAATGCCGCCACCATCACCGTGGTCTTCCGCTATTTCGGCCGCGCCGCCACCCTGGTTTATCTGCTCTCCATCGCCCTGTGCTCCCTCGCCCTCGGCTGGCTGACCAACCGCCTCTACGCCTTCAGCGGTCTCGACATCACGCGCTGGGTCAGCGAAGCGGGCGCCGCCACCGAGTCCCCCCTGATGGTGGTCGCCGCCGTTGTGCTGCTGGTACTGCTGGGGCGCTGCACCCTCCCCCGCAAAAAGGGCTGTAGCGGCAACCAGCCAGGCGGCACCTGAGGGCC
The sequence above is a segment of the Desulfuromonas sp. KJ2020 genome. Coding sequences within it:
- a CDS encoding SO_0444 family Cu/Zn efflux transporter; translation: MDIVLGIVGECWEILVESAIYVLFGFFAAGVLKALIPTEVVARHLGQSSAGSVLKASLFGVPLPLCSCGVIPAAIGLRQQGASKGASAAFLVSVPETGVDSMAITWALLDPLMTLIRPLAAFVTATVTGLAINRLPDEAGAPAKQGTDTTTPGQETPAPLPLGRRLREGIAYAFGDLLGDIGKWLLLGIGLAGIIAYFVPDDFFVRYLHSEPLSLLIMLAVGIPLYICASASTPIAAALVLKGLSPGAALVFLLAGPATNAATITVVFRYFGRAATLVYLLSIALCSLALGWLTNRLYAFSGLDITRWVSEAGAATESPLMVVAAVVLLVLLGRCTLPRKKGCSGNQPGGT